TACGCGTTCCTCGCGCACGAATGAGCCGCTGTCGGTGGCCCGAGAAGCGTCAATTGCTAGAGGAATCTCTTCAACGACAGTGCGCTGATAATCTCGAATTTCAGCGCTGTCCGGGGCAGTACCGAACGCCGCCACCATGCTGAACAGGGACACGCCTGCCACCATGGCGCCGGCCCAGAAATGATGGGGACGGCTTTCGCGAATGGCTTGGAGTTGCGCTAAAATTCGCGTCTTTTCGTGGTTCATGCAGGCCCAAGGGAGAAAACTTGGGCGAGTGTATCAAAAAACCCGCCCAAGCCCAAACACGGGGTAACCCATTATGACGGAAGTCCAGAAAGCCCTTTCACTTATTAAGCGCGGCGCTGACGAACTGCTGATCGAGGCCGATCTGGTAGGCAAACTCGAATCCGGTCGGCCGCTGCGCGTCAAGGCTGGCTTTGACCCGACGGCCCCCGACCTACATCTCGGCCATACTGTTCTTATCAACAAGCTGAGGCATTTTCAGGAGCTTGGCCATCATGTGATGTTCCTGATCGGGGACTTTACCGGAATGATCGGTGACCCGACTGGACGCAATGCAACGCGCCCCCCGTTGTCACGGGAGCAGATCCTAGACAACGCCAAGACCTACCGGGAGCAAGTCTTCAAGATACTCGATCCGGAAAAGACCGAGGTCTGCTTCAATTCAACTTGGTTCGAACCTATCGGCGCGGCTGGCATGATCAAGCTGGCGGCTCTGCATACCGTTGCCCGCATGCTGGAGCGGGATGATTTCGCCAAGCGCTACGCCAATAATCAGCCCATTGCCATCCACGAATTCCTCTACCCGCTTTGCCAGGGATACGATTCCGTGGCGATGCGCGCCGATGTCGAGTTGGGCGGTACCGACCAGAAGTTCAACCTCCTCGTTGGCCGCGAGTTGCAGAAGCACTATGGTCAGCCGCCGCAGTGCATTCTGACCATGCCGCTCCTTGAGGGACTGGATGGCGTCAACAAGATGTCAAAGTCCTATGGCAACTATGTTGGCATCAATGAACCGCCGAGGGAGATTTTCGGCAAGCTGATGTCGGTATCGGACGACCTCATGTGGCGCTACTATGAACTGCTTTCTTTCCGCTCAAATGAGGAAATCGCCAGGCTCAAGGACGAGATATCCGGCGGACGCAATCCGCGCGATGTCAAGGTCCTGCTTGCCCAGGAAATCGTCGAGCGCTTCCACTCGCGTCAGGCCGCCGAGGATGCTCTTGTGGATTTTGAGGCACGCTTCAGACAGGGGGCGATTCCCCAGGATATCGAGAACGTGGGGATCGTCTGCGAGGCTGAGGGCATGGGGATTGCACAGGTGCTCAAACAGGCCGGCCTGACTGGCAGCACGTCGGAGGCCTTGCGTATGATCGAGCAGGGTGGCGTACGACTCGATGGCGAGAAGGTGAGCGATAGGGCATTGGTGCTGAAGCCCGGAACCACAGTGGTCCTTCAAGTCGGCAAGCGCAAATTTGCACGAATTTCCCTCTCGTGAACGGGCCGCGTCCGACGCTAGTTGAAGAGCGCCGAAAATAATTCCGCAAAAGCCTTGACCCGCATTCTTCGATCTGTATAATGCGCGGCTCGCTGCTCTGCAGCATCGTTCTTTAACAATCTAAACAGCCGATAGGTGTGGGTGCTTGGTTGGTTGGGCGCTGGGGCTTTTGTGTCTTGGCGGATCGGATTGATTGAGTGCTCATACTGAAGTTAATAGTAGTTCCAGCTTGGAAGCAGGTTGGGACTCTGTGATTCTTTATGAGTTGTAGTAATTAAGCAGAGATTGAACTGAAGAGTTTGATCCTGGCTCAGATTGAACGCTGGCGGCATGCTTTACACATGCAAGTCGAACGGCAGCACGGGGGCAACCCTGGTGGCGAGTGGCGAACGGGTGAGTAATGCGTCGGAACGTACCGAGTAATGGGGGATAACGTGGCGAAAGTCACGCTAATACCGCATACGCCCCGAGGGGGAAAGCAGGGGATCGCAAGACCTTGCGTTATTCGAGCGGCCGACGTCTGATTAGCTAGTTGGTAGGGTAAAGGCCTACCAAGGCGACGATCAGTAGCGGGTCTGAGAGGATGATCCGCCACACTGGGACTGAGACACGGCCCAGACTCCTACGGGAGGCAGCAGTGGGGAATTTTGGACAATGGGCGAAAGCCTGATCCAGCCATTCCGCGTGAGTGAAGAAGGCCTTCGGGTTGTAAAGCTCTTTCAGCTGGAACGAAACGGTACGCTCTAACATAGCGTGCTAATGACGGTACCGGCAGAAGAAGCACCGGCTAACTACGTGCCAGCAGCCGCGGTAATACGTAGGGTGCGAGCGTTAATCGGAATTACTGGGCGTAAAGCGTGCGCAGGCGGATTRTTAAGCAAGAYGTGAAAKCCCCGGGCTTAACCTGGGAATGGCRTTTTGAACTGGYAGTCTAGAGTGTGTCAGAGGGGGGTGGAATTCCAC
The window above is part of the Denitratisoma sp. genome. Proteins encoded here:
- the tyrS gene encoding tyrosine--tRNA ligase; this encodes MTEVQKALSLIKRGADELLIEADLVGKLESGRPLRVKAGFDPTAPDLHLGHTVLINKLRHFQELGHHVMFLIGDFTGMIGDPTGRNATRPPLSREQILDNAKTYREQVFKILDPEKTEVCFNSTWFEPIGAAGMIKLAALHTVARMLERDDFAKRYANNQPIAIHEFLYPLCQGYDSVAMRADVELGGTDQKFNLLVGRELQKHYGQPPQCILTMPLLEGLDGVNKMSKSYGNYVGINEPPREIFGKLMSVSDDLMWRYYELLSFRSNEEIARLKDEISGGRNPRDVKVLLAQEIVERFHSRQAAEDALVDFEARFRQGAIPQDIENVGIVCEAEGMGIAQVLKQAGLTGSTSEALRMIEQGGVRLDGEKVSDRALVLKPGTTVVLQVGKRKFARISLS